A region from the Tahibacter amnicola genome encodes:
- the ccmB gene encoding heme exporter protein CcmB, translating to MSFGSTQAACRALIVRDLTLVWRRRGDALNPVLFALMVLVLFPFALGPEPQVLGRIAAGTILVAVLLAGLLSMDALFRSDLEDGSLEQLVMSPHPLSLLLACKIAVHWLTTALPLVLASPLLGELMNLPGPVRPVLIAVLALSTPLLSLIGAVCVALTVGMRRSGMLLALLVLPLYVPVLIFAAGACNAAANGLPIAAPMLWLGAGLALSVVVAPLACASALKISLS from the coding sequence ATGAGTTTCGGTTCAACCCAGGCGGCCTGCCGCGCGCTGATCGTGCGCGACCTCACCCTGGTCTGGCGTCGCCGCGGCGATGCGCTCAACCCGGTACTTTTCGCCCTGATGGTGCTCGTGTTGTTCCCCTTCGCACTGGGCCCCGAGCCCCAGGTGCTGGGGCGAATTGCCGCAGGCACCATCCTGGTCGCCGTGCTCCTGGCCGGCCTGCTGTCGATGGATGCCCTGTTCCGCAGTGACCTGGAAGACGGCTCGCTGGAGCAGCTGGTGATGTCGCCGCACCCGCTCTCGCTGCTGCTGGCCTGCAAGATCGCGGTGCATTGGCTGACGACAGCCTTGCCACTGGTCCTTGCCAGCCCCCTCCTGGGCGAGCTGATGAACCTGCCCGGCCCGGTGCGCCCGGTGCTGATAGCAGTACTGGCACTGTCCACGCCGCTCTTGAGCCTGATCGGTGCCGTGTGTGTCGCGCTGACGGTCGGCATGCGGCGGTCTGGTATGCTCTTGGCTCTGTTGGTGTTGCCGTTGTATGTGCCGGTGTTGATTTTCGCCGCGGGTGCGTGCAACGCCGCTGCCAATGGCCTGCCGATCGCCGCGCCGATGCTGTGGCTCGGGGCCGGACTGGCGCTCAGCGTCGTGGTCGCGCCACTGGCCTGCGCATCGGCACTGAAGATTTCGCTGAGCTGA